ATGCCTATTTGTTTATGGGGCCACCAGGCATTGGTAAGCAAACCGTTGCACGGAGTTTTGCACAAGTTCTTCTATGTGAAGCCCCCCAAGGGGGCGATGCCTGTGGCAACTGCAAATCATGTCGCCAGACTGACGGAGGTAATCATCCGGATTTGCATTTATTAAGACCCTCTGGGGTAACAATAAAAATTGAGCAGATAAGGGAACTACAACGACAGGTACAGTATAAGCCCTATCAAGGAATAAGACATGTTTTTATTCTGGAAAAGTCAGAAACCATGACCCAGGAAGCGGCAAACTGCTTTCTTAAAACGCTGGAAGAACCGGGAAGTGCCACAGTATTTATTCTTTTAAGTGACCAACCCTATGGCCTGCTACCCACGATTCTTTCTCGTTGTCAGCAGCTTCAGTTTCGTTCCTTGAGCAACCAGGAGGTAAGCGAAGGGTTAAGGGTTCTTTGCCAAGTAGCAAGGGATCGTGCCGAAGAGCTAGCCCCGTTGGCCAGTGGAAGTATAGGACGGGCCATACAATTGGCGGGGGGAGAAGATCAATGGCCCTTGCGGGAAAAAGCTCTTTGGTTGGTCCAGCGATTTCCTCAGATGAGTCAATATCAAGCCCTGCAGGCTGCAGAGGAATTATCCAATGATCGAAGTGCTGCAGTGGAAGCTCTAGAAATTATGCTACTGTGGTTTAGGGATTTGTTAGTTTATCATTACACAAGACAAAAAGAGATACTCATAAATCAAGACAAAATTGATACTCTTTTAGAACAGGAAAACTGGTATGCTCCGTCCAAAGTAGTGGAAATAATTGAAGAAATAAAATTAGCTAAGGAAAGACTTATGGCCAATGCAAATACCCGTATGGCCTTAGAGGTTATGATGTTGAAAATAAACTCCTATGGAGGAAACAACGATGTCGGTTAGAGTGGTTGGAGTACGCTTTAAGAAAGCCGGAAAGGTTTATTATTTTGACCCCGTTGAGATCCCCTTGCAGCAGGGGCAACACGTGGTGGTTGAAACCACACGGGGGATTGAGTATGGTGAAGTGGTGGTGGCTCCCCGGGATGTACCGGATGAAGAGGTTGTTGCTCCATTAAAACAAGTTCTTCGGCAAGCGACACCGGAAGATGATCAACAGGTGGCTGAAAACCGAGAGAAGGAACAGCGGGCCTATGAAGTGGCCTTGGAGAAAATAGCGTTGCATCAGTTACCTATGAAATTAATCAGTGTAGAGCAAACCTTTGACGGAAATAAAATTATCTTCTACTTTACCGCAGATGGTAGAATTGATTTCCGTGAATTGGTAAAGGATTTAGCGGCTGTTTTTCGTACACGCATTGAATTACGGCAGATCGGTGTACGGGATGAGGCAAAGATGGTGGGTGGTTTAGGATGCTGCGGACGAGAACTTTGTTGTTCTTCCTGGTTGGCAGATTTTGCACCGGTATCCATTCGGATGGCCAAGGAACAAAACCTGTCCTTAAATCCTACCAAGATATCAGGCATCTGTGGTCGTCTAATGTGCTGTTTAAAATATGAAAATGACGTTTACGAAGAGGCTAAGGCTGGTTACCCCGACCTAGGGACCCAAGTATTGGCCCCGGAAGGGGAAGGGAAAATTGTTGCGGTAAATATTTTCCGCAACACCGTAAGCGTAGAATTGCAGGAGAGCAAAGCCATTAGAGAATATCCATTAAATGAATTAAAAATAAAAAAAGGCCGAGGTGAATGCAACTGTGGCTGCCCTGCCCGGCAGAATTAATCGATTGGAACAGGCCCTTCGACAAATATGTGATGAAGTGGATCGTTTAAAACAAGAAGTTAAGGAACTTGAGGATGAGAATGCACGTTTAAGAAGGGAAGTAGCGGGCCTCTATCTAGAAGATGGAGAGGTTGCTGAAGTAAAAAATAAACCTGGAGCACGAAACCTGTGGGATCTCTATGATAAAGGTTTTCATATCTGTAATATGTATTTTGGCAAAGGCCGTGAGGGAGAATGTCTCTTTTGTTATGCCCTGATGAATAGAGGAGAAGAGCGGGATGGAGCATAAAACCCAGGGAATTTTGTATCTCTGTGCTACACCTATAGGAAATTTAGAGGATATTACCCTCAGGGTGCTGCGAATTCTCAAGGAAGCAGATTGTATCGCCGCAGAGGATACCCGCCATACACGAAAACTTTTAAGTCATTTTGATATCCACACTCCCTTGGTTAGTTATCACTCCCATAGCAGCGAAGGTAAAGAGGAACAGTTACTTGACCGATTGCAGCAAGGAGAAAATATTGCTCTGGTCTCAGATGCTGGGATGCCGGGTATTTCTGATCCGGGGGCAGACTTGGTACGGTTGGCTTTGGAATATGGTATTGAAGTTGTTCCTCTGCCGGGAGCTTCTGCAGGGATTGCAGCCCTGGTGGCATCAGGGCTGCCAACCCATAAATTTATCTTTGAGGGCTTTCTTTCTAGTCAGAGAAAAACCAGGCGTAAGCAACTGCAAGCTCTAAAATGGGAACAAAGAACCCTGATTTTTTATGAATCACCCCACCGTTTGACAGACACCCTTAAGGATATGGTGCAGGAATTTGGCGACCGACCGGGAGTTGTGGCCAGGGAACTGACAAAGCTTCACGAAGAATTTAAACGGGGAATGCTTTCGGAATTGTTAATTCACTATGGCCATAACCATCCCAGAGGAGAGATTTGTTTACTGGTGGCAGGTATTTCTAAGGAGGAAGCAACCTCGGGGATAGAAGAGGAATGGTGTGAGCTTTCTGTCAGGGAGCATGTTGCATCCCTGGTGGAGCAGGGACATAATAAGAAAGGGGCCATTAAGCTGGTGGCTCAGCTGCGTGGAATGCCAAAGCGAGAAGTCTATGCCATGGTCCACGGGGAAGATAAGTAAAAGAGAAAAAAAGAAGTAGTATAGCAAAATGAGAGACTTCAGTCCCTCATTTTGCTATACTACTTCTTTTTTTACGGATTCTCCCATGGCAGCAATGCACTCATGACATACCATTTTTCCTTTGTAGTGAGTAACATCTGAAGCATTACCACAGAACACACAAGCCGGCTCGTATTTGCGCAAAATAATTTTCTCATTGTCTACGTAGATTTCTAGGGCGTCTTTTTCATCTATGCCCAGTGTACGGCGCAACTCGATGGGAATAACAACCCTACCCAGCTCGTCCACCTTACGAACAATACCTGTGGATTTCATTCCGCTTTCCCTCCCCTTATGCAATCGACACGATACCAGATTTTACTACAACTAATCATACCAGTACTAACCGTAATAGTCAATATTTTACTTTTATTTTTGTAAGTAAATGGTATAAATTATTTAGTTATAGGGAAAACTTGACAGGGGAAATAATGTTGTATAAAATCGTTTTGTAAAAGCAATGATGGGATGAGTAAATCCCTTAAAGCCCTTTCAGAGAGCGGGGGGAGGTGAAAGCCCGCAGGGATAAAAGGATTGAACATGGCCCCAGAGCTACCGATTCGAAGGGATTGCCCATTAGGGTCGGTCGGAAAAGCACCGTTACAGGCTTATTAGTGCCTAAGGCACTAACTAAGGCTGTTATCGTAAGGTGACAGTAAATTAGGGTGGTACCGCGGGTAACAACCTCGCCCCTGCAAGGGAGCGGGGTTTTATTTTTTTATTTATATTAAAGAAGGGACGGGATGGTTTTGAAAAAACCAAATTTTTATATTACAACCCCCATTTATTATCCCAGCGATAACCTGCATATCGGTCATGCCTACACCACTGTGGCAGCGGATACTATGGCTCGCTACAAACGGTTAACCGGCTATGATGTCTGGTTTCTGACTGGTTCCGATGAACATGGCCAAAAAATTGAACGTGCTGCAAAAAATAAAAACCAAACACCTAAAGAATATGTGGACCATATTGTGTCAGGTTTTAAAAAACTGTGGGAAAGGTTAGATGTAAGTTATAATGACTTTATTCGGACCACCGATGAGCGTCATCATAAGGTGGTACAAAAGTTTTTCCAACAGCTTTTCGATCAAGGAGACATCTATAAATCGGAATATGAGGGCTGGTACTGTACGCCCTGTGAAACCTTCTTTACCGAATATCAACTAGCAGAGGGTAAATGTCCTGACTGTCAGCGGGAGGTAGAAAAGGTCCGGGAAGAAAGCTATTTCTTTCGTCAGTCCAAATATGCTGAGCGCTGGTTAAAATTTATTGAAGAGAATCCGGAATTTATCCAGCCGGTTTCCCGCCGCAATGAAATGGTAAGCTTTGTAAAACAGGGACTGGAAGACCTATGTGTATCCAGAACCACCTTTGACTGGGGTATCCGAGTTCCCTTTGATCCTAAACACGTGGTCTATGTTTGGGTGGATGCCCTAACCAATTATATTTCTGCCTTAGGCTATGACACAGGGGATAACAGCCTTTTTCAAAAGTTTTGGCCCGCCGATATTCACCTGATGGCGAAAGATATTGTGCGCTTTCATGCCATTATTTGGCCTATTCTGCTGATGGCCCTAGATTTACCACTACCCAAAAAAGTTATTGCCCATGGCTGGTTGTTGCTGGACAGTGGAAAAATGTCAAAGTCCAAGGGCAATGTGGTGGATCCCCACGTGTTAATTGATAAGTATGGTGTGGATGCAGTTCGTTACTTCTTATTAAGAGAGCTGCCCTTTGGCTCTGATGGGTTGTACTCCGAAGAAGCCCTGGTAAAACGGATTAATACTGACTTAGCCAACGATTATGGCAACTTGTTATCCCGATCGGCCACCATGATGGAAAAATACCAACAGGGTGTGCTGCAGACACCTGGTGCACCCGAGGGTCCTGATGAGGAATTAATTGACCTGGCCACCGCTACACCTAAATTGGTGGAAGAATACATGGAGAAAAGTGAACTATCCAATGCCCTGGCAGCCATCTGGCAGATGGTTGGCAGAGCCAACAAGTATTTGGAGGAAACCGCTCCCTGGACCCTGGCAAAAAATAACGAGACTGAAAGATTGAATACTGTTTTGTATAATGTAGCGGAAGTAATGCGTTTTGCTACGATTATGATTACTCCCTTTATGCCCCAGCTGCCAAAGCGAGTATGGCCACAACTGGGCATTGAGGATCAGACAGAAATCCATACCTGGGAAAGCCTACGGTGGGGTAAACTTCCTGTTGGTACCACCGTTAAGCGGGGTGAAGTGCTGTTCCCCCGCATTGATCTTAAAACCCTGGAACAGGCCTAAATTTTGGTTATGATACCATGGGTGGTGTTAATGAAGGTATCCATAACACCACCCATGGTAATTCTTTATTAAGCCGTCAGCTAAGTTTTCTTTAGCTGATGGCTAATTAGAAAAGGAGGTTCACAATGCTGATTGATTCCCATGCCCACCTTGATAACGAACGTTTTCTAGAAGATCAGGCAGAGGTGATAGCCCGTTGTAAGGAAAAATTGACGGCAGTTATCAATGTGGGATATGATCTTGCATCTTCCCGGAGATCCCTTGAACTGGCCGAGACCTACCCATTTATTTATGCTGCGGTGGGTGTACACCCCCATGACGCAAAGGAAGCTTCGGGGAATTATTTACACCAAATCAAGGAAATGGCAGGCCATCCTAGGGTGGTGGCCATTGGGGAGATCGGACTGGATTATTATTATGACTTATCCCCCAGGGAGACCCAACAAAGGGTATTCCGAGAACAACTACGCTTGGCCAAGGAATTAAATAAACCCTATATCATTCATAATCGTGATGCCCATGCTGATATTATGCAGATCCTACGGGAAGAAGCACCCTACCCGGCAGGGGGAGTGATGCACTGCTTTTCGGCAAGTTGGGAGATTGCGCAGGAATGTATCAAACTGGGTTTGTATGTATCACTGGCAGGTCCCGTAACTTTTTCCAATGCCGGAAAACTAAAGGATATCGCCAGGCAGGTTCCGGTGGATTATTTATTGGTGGAGACCGATTGCCCCTATCTAACACCGGTACCCCATCGGGGTAAGCGGAATGAGCCAGTCTATGTTCAACATGTGGTGGATCATGTGGCCAAATTAAGAAATATGGCTGCCGAGGAACTGTCCCAAATAACGGCGGAGAATACTTGTCGGCTTTTTAATTTACCCATAGTGAAATAAAGCAAATAGGTTTCCTTCTAGGGGGGATTGTTTTGGAAAAGGAGCAGGGATTGGTGCTGGTCTTTACCGGTAACGGCAAAGGGAAAACCACTGCTGCCCTGGGATTAGCCATGAGATCCTGGGGACACCAAATGAAGATACTGATCTTGCAATTTATTAAGGGTCGGCAATGCGGCGAGCATCTGGCAGCCCAGCGCATGAAGCCGGGCCTGGAAATTAGGCCGTTGGGCATGGGATTTATCCAATTTCATGACCCGGAGGATATGAAGCGTCAAAGGATTGCAGCCAGTGAAGCGATGAAGGAAGTAGAGTCTACAATGTTATCTGGACAATATCATTTGCTGATTTTGGATGAAATTCTCTATGCAATAAAATATGGCTTAATAGAACTGGGGGATGTTTTATCTTTACTGGACAATAAACCAGGGTCACTTCATCTAGTGCTCACTGGACGGGATGTGCCACCGGAAATTGTGGAGCGTGCAGACCTTGTGACGGAAATGAGGGAGATTAAGCATCCCTTTAAGCAGGGTATCCCTGCCCAAAAAGGAATTGAGTTTTAGAAGGCTAGTCTATGGGGTCAGCTTTTAGCCATGAGCCGTAAGTTTTTTGTAATGGATATTGTCGGGCTGTGCACGAGCTTTTAGGCGTTAGTAGTATAAAAAATTTAAAATAAAAATTAAATGGCTAATAGCTAATGCTTAATAGCTATTAGCCAAATTCCAATAGCATGAAAAAAGCCTATGACCCAAAGGAGGATTCCAACTAAAGACCTCATAAAAAGCTAAAAGCTGAAGGCTGATGGCTAATCTTTAAAAGGGTGCAAAGACCAAATCATCCATAAGCACAGAACAAGTGTTGTGGGGCTCCGGGGTAAAAACAAAGCCGATGGTGGCAGAGGCGGTGCCCTCAGGTGCAGTACCAGTGATACGGAATTGACGATAGGTATCACTTAGGTCTTGGGAATGGATGGTTTGATCAACTGTGCTAATGGGGTTGCCGGAGGCATCCAAGAACATGACCTGGGCCAATAGGGTAAAGCAGCAGGGATCTGTCATTTTTTCTAAAGACCTGGCCCAGAAAGTAAGTTCATAGGATTGACCGCCCACAACATTGGGAACGTTTTGGGCT
This genomic interval from Desulforamulus reducens MI-1 contains the following:
- the metG gene encoding methionine--tRNA ligase is translated as MKKPNFYITTPIYYPSDNLHIGHAYTTVAADTMARYKRLTGYDVWFLTGSDEHGQKIERAAKNKNQTPKEYVDHIVSGFKKLWERLDVSYNDFIRTTDERHHKVVQKFFQQLFDQGDIYKSEYEGWYCTPCETFFTEYQLAEGKCPDCQREVEKVREESYFFRQSKYAERWLKFIEENPEFIQPVSRRNEMVSFVKQGLEDLCVSRTTFDWGIRVPFDPKHVVYVWVDALTNYISALGYDTGDNSLFQKFWPADIHLMAKDIVRFHAIIWPILLMALDLPLPKKVIAHGWLLLDSGKMSKSKGNVVDPHVLIDKYGVDAVRYFLLRELPFGSDGLYSEEALVKRINTDLANDYGNLLSRSATMMEKYQQGVLQTPGAPEGPDEELIDLATATPKLVEEYMEKSELSNALAAIWQMVGRANKYLEETAPWTLAKNNETERLNTVLYNVAEVMRFATIMITPFMPQLPKRVWPQLGIEDQTEIHTWESLRWGKLPVGTTVKRGEVLFPRIDLKTLEQA
- the rsmI gene encoding 16S rRNA (cytidine(1402)-2'-O)-methyltransferase encodes the protein MEHKTQGILYLCATPIGNLEDITLRVLRILKEADCIAAEDTRHTRKLLSHFDIHTPLVSYHSHSSEGKEEQLLDRLQQGENIALVSDAGMPGISDPGADLVRLALEYGIEVVPLPGASAGIAALVASGLPTHKFIFEGFLSSQRKTRRKQLQALKWEQRTLIFYESPHRLTDTLKDMVQEFGDRPGVVARELTKLHEEFKRGMLSELLIHYGHNHPRGEICLLVAGISKEEATSGIEEEWCELSVREHVASLVEQGHNKKGAIKLVAQLRGMPKREVYAMVHGEDK
- a CDS encoding initiation-control protein YabA yields the protein MAALPGRINRLEQALRQICDEVDRLKQEVKELEDENARLRREVAGLYLEDGEVAEVKNKPGARNLWDLYDKGFHICNMYFGKGREGECLFCYALMNRGEERDGA
- the holB gene encoding DNA polymerase III subunit delta' gives rise to the protein MCRLSNIIGHQQIIQTLKNAVQKSRVAHAYLFMGPPGIGKQTVARSFAQVLLCEAPQGGDACGNCKSCRQTDGGNHPDLHLLRPSGVTIKIEQIRELQRQVQYKPYQGIRHVFILEKSETMTQEAANCFLKTLEEPGSATVFILLSDQPYGLLPTILSRCQQLQFRSLSNQEVSEGLRVLCQVARDRAEELAPLASGSIGRAIQLAGGEDQWPLREKALWLVQRFPQMSQYQALQAAEELSNDRSAAVEALEIMLLWFRDLLVYHYTRQKEILINQDKIDTLLEQENWYAPSKVVEIIEEIKLAKERLMANANTRMALEVMMLKINSYGGNNDVG
- the cobO gene encoding cob(I)yrinic acid a,c-diamide adenosyltransferase — protein: MEKEQGLVLVFTGNGKGKTTAALGLAMRSWGHQMKILILQFIKGRQCGEHLAAQRMKPGLEIRPLGMGFIQFHDPEDMKRQRIAASEAMKEVESTMLSGQYHLLILDEILYAIKYGLIELGDVLSLLDNKPGSLHLVLTGRDVPPEIVERADLVTEMREIKHPFKQGIPAQKGIEF
- a CDS encoding PSP1 domain-containing protein, translated to MSVRVVGVRFKKAGKVYYFDPVEIPLQQGQHVVVETTRGIEYGEVVVAPRDVPDEEVVAPLKQVLRQATPEDDQQVAENREKEQRAYEVALEKIALHQLPMKLISVEQTFDGNKIIFYFTADGRIDFRELVKDLAAVFRTRIELRQIGVRDEAKMVGGLGCCGRELCCSSWLADFAPVSIRMAKEQNLSLNPTKISGICGRLMCCLKYENDVYEEAKAGYPDLGTQVLAPEGEGKIVAVNIFRNTVSVELQESKAIREYPLNELKIKKGRGECNCGCPARQN
- a CDS encoding AbrB/MazE/SpoVT family DNA-binding domain-containing protein — protein: MKSTGIVRKVDELGRVVIPIELRRTLGIDEKDALEIYVDNEKIILRKYEPACVFCGNASDVTHYKGKMVCHECIAAMGESVKKEVV
- a CDS encoding TatD family hydrolase, producing the protein MLIDSHAHLDNERFLEDQAEVIARCKEKLTAVINVGYDLASSRRSLELAETYPFIYAAVGVHPHDAKEASGNYLHQIKEMAGHPRVVAIGEIGLDYYYDLSPRETQQRVFREQLRLAKELNKPYIIHNRDAHADIMQILREEAPYPAGGVMHCFSASWEIAQECIKLGLYVSLAGPVTFSNAGKLKDIARQVPVDYLLVETDCPYLTPVPHRGKRNEPVYVQHVVDHVAKLRNMAAEELSQITAENTCRLFNLPIVK